A genomic stretch from Penicillium digitatum chromosome 4, complete sequence includes:
- a CDS encoding Multispanning membrane protein, putative yields the protein MAFVQFRVHQWVLWVLLLVSCTGAFYVPGYSVTRYNDNDPIPLLVNKIFSDHTQLQYAYFDLPFVCPPSGKKHGGSPFGSGQSISLNIGEVLRGDRIMTSDFELAMGKDVECQSLCTRDLSRSNVKWARQLVKEGYVVEWIADNLPGATSFVTVDRSRKYYASGFKLGYRDISPITGQHRFFINNHFTIVIRWRSAPEGGKVVVGFEVYPKSITAEDRLENGCPKALHNNNEGLGLYIAPNLSRMQEKYSGLSYIPDDDDDDDGATLKVPYTYSVYFREDTNVEWANRWDLYFINQGESLITHWLAIINSLTICTVLGVTVFVIWSRTVQGDLKGRGDGAMDDRKMKTQSRRRSGRPGEQKAGGLQDDSADVERDADYSSDEEALEDTSGWKLLHGDVFRIPAYSGLLAPLVGSGMQLLFMASGLLILSCLGVLNPSFRGGFVSVGMGLFVFAGLFSGYFSGRLYKTFGGTAWRKNTLITALLFPGLAFCLVFIMNLFVWAQASSTAIPFGTLIGLLAIWLLIQVPLVYIGSWAGYVRAVPWEHPLKTNAIARQIPPQPWYLRTPLGPVVTGLIPFAVLFIELLFLFKNLWQDKSGYYYVFGFLSVVSIVLIVTIVEVTVIATYSQLCSENYHWWWQSFLTGGGSAFWIYAYCIWYYLFKLHITGFVSGLLFFSYSFLACAVYGLLTGTVGFLAAYAFVRRVYSAIKVD from the exons ATGGCCTTTGTTCAATTTCGTGTCCATCAGTGGGTGCTGTGGGTGCTGCTGCTCGTGTCCTGTACCGGTGCATTCTACGTCCCTG GATACTCTGTTACCCGATATAATGACAATGATCCGATCCCTCTTCTCGTGAACAAGATCTTCTCCGATCATACCCAGCTGCAGTATGCCTATTTCGACCTGCCTTTCGTCTGTCCGCCGAGCGGTAAAAAACATGGCGGCTCCCCGTTTGGATCGGGCCAAAGCATCTCGCTCAACATCGGAGAGGTATTGCGCGGTGACCGAATAATGACCTCCGACTTCGAACTTGCGATGGGGAAGGATGTGGAGTGTCAGTCGCTCTGCACTCGCGATCTTAGTCGGTCAAATGTGAAATGGGCTCGCCAGCTCGTCAAGGAGGGATATGTGGTAGAATGGATTGCCGACAATCTTCCAGGAGCCACGAGTTTTGTGACAGTGGATCGAAGCCGCAAGTATTACGCTTCCGGATTCAAGCTGGGCTATCGAGACATCTCTCCAATCACCGGACAGCATCGGTTTTTCATCAACAACCATTTCACAATCGTTATACGCTGGCGGAGCGCACCGGAAGGAGGAAAGGTAGTTGTAGGCTTTGAGGTGTACCCGAAAAGTATTACCGCCGAGGACCGCCTGGAAAACGGATGCCCCAAAGCTCTTCACAATAACAACGAAGGTCTGGGATTGTACATCGCACCCAACCTTTCGCGAATGCAAGAAAAGTATTCCGGGCTGTCGTATATCCctgatgatgacgacgatgatgacgGAGCTACACTGAAGGTCCCTTACACCTACTCTGTCTACTTCCGAGAGGACACCAATGTTGAGTGGGCCAATCGCTGGGATTTATACTTTATCAACCAAGGCGAAAGTTTGATAACCCACTGGCTAGCGATCATCAACTCATTGACAATTTGCACCGTGCTGGGGGTGACTGTGTTTGTCATCTGGAGCCGCACAGTGCAAGGCGACCTTAAGGGTCGCGGCGATGGTGCTATGGACGATCGGAAGATGAAGACCCAATCTCGGCGCCGGAGTGGCAGGCCTGGCGAGCAAAAAGCCGGGGGGCTTCAGGATGACAGTGCAGATGTGGAGCGCGACGCAGACTACTCCTCGGACGAAGAGGCTCTCGAGGATACAAGCGGATGGAAGCTTCTCCATGGGGATGTGTTCCGCATCCCCGCTTATAGTGGTCTTCTTGCTCCCTTGGTTGGATCAGGAATGCAGCTCTTATTCATGGCTTCAGGCTTGCTCATACTCAGCTGCTTGGGAGTCTTGAACCCAAGCTTTCGTGGTGGCTTTGTTAGCGTCGGGATGGGTCTCTTCGTCTTTGCTGGCCTTTTCTCCGGTTACTTCTCAGGAAGGCTTTACAAAACCTTTGGCGGAACTGCTTGGCGCAAGAACACACTAATC ACCGCTTTACTCTTCCCTGGTCTGGCATTCTGCCTTGTGTTTATTATGAACTTGTTTGTCTGGGCTCAAGCATCCAGCACGGCAATTCCTTTCGGCACTCTGATCGGTCTTCTTGCAATTTGGCTCCTCATTCAAGTTCCGCTGGTATACATAGGTAGTTGGGCCGGCTATGTGCGTGCAGTGCCATGGGAGCACCCTCTGAAGACGAATGCTATTGCCCGCCAAATTCCACCCCAGCCGTGGTATCTCCGCACCCCTCTCGGGCCTGTGGTAACTGGCCTCATTCCATTCGCAGTTCTGTTTATTGAGCTGTTATTCCTTTTCAAGAACTTGTGGCAGGACAAGTCTGGCTATTACTATGTCTTCGGCTTCCTGAGCGTTGTCTCAATCGTTCTGATTGTTACGATCGTTGAGGTAACCGTGATCGCAACATACAGCCAGCTTTGCTCCGAG AATTATCATTGGTGGTGGCAGAGCTTCCTCACCGGCGGTGGCAGCGCTTTTTGGATTTATGCCTACTGCATCTGGTATTACCTGTTCAAGCTCCACATTACTGGCTTTGTGTCAGGCCTGCTGTTTTTCAGCTACAGCTTCCTCGCTTGCGCTGTATATGGCCTCTTAACCGGAACCGTTGGTTTCTTGGCTGCTTATGCTTTTGTCCGGCGTGTTTACAG TGCCATCAAGGTTGACTAA
- a CDS encoding Ubiquitin-like protein DskB, putative has translation MADETATAEQAPITFTVKSSTDAKYTLTLPLTTLVSDLKQKLSSPENADTPAERQRLIYSGRVLKDTETLETYKIKDGHTIHLVKSAASNQQRQNIAAQPSSATAAAGATPSPAAAGVPINLATGTGNNPLAGLTGARYAGFAQLPGAGLFGPDGGMGPPPDTESMLNMLENPQFQSSINEALQNPAMIDMMIQQNPMLRDMGPGVRQMMESPEFRRMLTDPSSIRQMMQMQRAMGMGGGGLGGGDNAFPAPGVTNTTAEGTQGPEQQNAQTNPFGQMPQNSLGNANPFGALFGANPFGTPAQPSTAPASTQPGGTQGADSTDRSTSAEGQIPQAAQTPFASLLNPAIFGNAGQAGQGMNPFNPQQNPFLRDPALLSQMMQGMGGQGTGGGAAGANPLAALLGGGLGGFGGGFGTPQPADTRPPEDRYADQLRQLNDMGFFEFERNIEALRRAGGSVQGAVEYLLSHP, from the exons ATGGCCGACGAGACGGCTACCGCAGAGCAGGCTCCCATTACTTTCACCGTCAAGTCATCCACCGATGCCAAATATACCTTGACTCTTCCCCTCACCACTCTTGTGTCAGATCTCAAGCAGAAGCTCTCAAGTCCCGAAAATGCCGATACCCCCGCAGAGCGCCAGCGATTGATCTATTCAGGTAGGGTTTTGAAGGACACCGAGACACTGGAGACCTACAAGATCAAGGATGGCCATACTATTCATCTGGTAAAAAGTGCTGCGAGTAACCAGCAGCGTCAGAACATTGCTGCTCAGCCTAGCTCGGCCACTGCGGCCGCTGGGGCAACCCCAAGCCCGGCAGCAGCCGGTGTCCCAATCAATCTTGCCACAGGAACTGGCAACAACCCACTTGCTGGTCTGACTGGTGCACGATATGCCGGATTCGCACAACTTCCTGGGGCGGGCCTTTTCGGCCCTGATGGCGGG ATGGGACCTCCGCCAGATACTGAGTCGATGCTTAACATGCTCGAGAATCCTCAATTCCAATCAAGCATCAACGAAGCCCTACAGAACCCCGCCATGATCGACATGATGATCCAGCAGAACCCCATGCTTCGCGACATGGGACCCGGAGTTCGGCAAATGATGGAAAGCCCAGAGTTTCGCCGCATGTTGACAGATCCAAGCTCAATTCGGCAGATGATGCAAATGCAACGGGCTATGGGAATGGGTGGTGGCGGACTTGGTGGCGGTGATAATGCATTCCCCGCCCCGGGGGTGACCAACACGACGGCTGAGGGAACCCAAGGTCCCGAGCAACAGAATGCGCAAACAAATCCGTTTGGGCAGATGCCTCAGAATTCGCTTGGAAACGCAAACCCTTTCGGGGCCCTCTTTGGAGCTAACCCGTTCGGTACTCCAGCCCAGCCTTCTACCGCACCGGCCTCCACTCAGCCCGGCGGTACACAGGGTGCCGACTCCACTGATCGATCAACATCTGCTGAGGGACAAATCCCTCAAGCTGCTCAAACCCCCTTCGCATCTCTCCTGAACCCCGCTATCTTCGGAAACGCTGGCCAAGCTGGTCAGGGCATGAACCCGTTCAATCCTCAGCAGAATCCGTTCCTGCGTGACCCGGCGCTGCTTTCCCAGATGATGCAAGGAATGGGTGGACAGGGCACAGGAGGTGGAGCCGCTGGTGCAAACCCTCTGGCTGCTCTACTCGGCGGTGGTCTTGGTGGTTTCGGAGGTGGTTTTGGCACCCCTCAGCCTGCAGACACGCGCCCTCCGGAGGACAGATACGCCGATCAGTTGCGGCAGTTGAATGATATGGGTTTCTTTGAGTTCGAGCGGAACATTGAAGCCCTGCGTCGCGCAGGTGGCAGTGTTCAAGGAGCGGTGGAGTACCTCCTTAGCCACCCATAA